The following are encoded together in the Diabrotica undecimpunctata isolate CICGRU chromosome 7, icDiaUnde3, whole genome shotgun sequence genome:
- the LOC140446198 gene encoding troponin C-like → MNDEEQKLAILRKAFQMFDTKKSGYIETIKIATILSSMGQLFDEVELNNLITKSDPDRCGQVNFDGFCDIATHFLEEDDDESTQQELKEAFRLYDKEGNGYITTATLKEILRALDDKLTLRELDGIIAEIDTDGSGTVDFDEFMEMMTGD, encoded by the exons AATGACGAGGAACAAAAATTGGCCATTTTACGGAAGGCTTTCCAAATGTTTGATACCAAAAAATCCGGATATATTGAAACGATCAAGATTGCCACTATCCTTAGCAGCATGGGTCAGTTGTTTGATGAGGTAGAGCTTAACAATCTAATCACAAAATCCGATCCCGATCGTTGTGGTCAAGTTAACTTTGACGGCTTTTGTGATATCGCCACTCACTTTCTGGAAGAAGACGATGATGAATCTACCCAGCAGGAATTGAAAGAAGCTTTCAG ATTATACGACAAGGAAGGAAATGGCTACATCACTACAGCTACTTTAAAAGAGATCCTTCGTGCTCTAGATGACAAACTAACTTTAAGAGAATTAGATGGTATTATAGCTGAAATCGATACTGATGGATCAGGCACTGTTGATTTTGATG agTTTATGGAAATGATGACTGGTGATTAA